A genomic region of Mus musculus strain C57BL/6J chromosome 7, GRCm38.p6 C57BL/6J contains the following coding sequences:
- the Zfp296 gene encoding zinc finger protein 296 isoform X1, protein MSAVAVVAPVESKPPPVSSAARRSPTCDVCKKTLSSFSNLKVHMRSHTGERPYSCDQCSYACAQSSKLNRHKKTHRQLAPGSPSTSASSRGVSPAAPPEPAAYAAAPASTLPSQTVEKAGAAATAGVQEPGAPGSGAQGGPGFVGWGAPAKVERTDPVKIEKTAPRKSHGPGGKCEFCGKSFTNSSNLTVHRRSHTGERPYTCDQCPYACAQSSKLNRHRRTHGLGTGKTVKCPHCLVPFGLQATLDKHLRQKHPEMA, encoded by the coding sequence ATGTCAGCAGTGGCAGTGGTGGCGCCAGTTGAAAGCAAGCCCCCTCCAGTGAGCAGTGCTGCCCGGCGGAGCCCCACCTGTGATGTGTGCAAGAAGACCCTCAGCTCTTTCAGCAACCTCAAGGTCCACATGCGTTCCCACACTGGTGAGCGACCCTACTCCTGTGACCAGTGTTCCTATGCCTGCGCTCAGAGCAGCAagctcaacagacacaagaagacCCATCGGCAGCTGGCACCCGGGAGCCCCTCCACTTCTGCCAGTAGCAGGGGAGTCTCCCCAGCAGCCCCTCCTGAACCAGCTGCCTACGCAGCTGCTCCAGCCAGCACACTCCCAAGCCAGACTGTGGAGAAGGCTGGAGCTGCAGCCACAGCAGGAGTCCAGGAACCTGGGGCCCCTGGCAGCGGAGCTCAAGGGGGTCCAGGTTTTGTTGGCTGGGGAGCCCCTGCCAAAGTAGAGAGGACTGACCCTGTAAAGATCGAGAAGACAGCACCTAGGAAGAGTCATGGGCCTGGGGGCAAGTGTGAGTTCTGCGGGAAGTCCTTCACCAACAGCAGCAACCTGACCGTGCACCGACGTTCACACACTGGTGAGCGGCCCTATACCTGTGACCAGTGTCCCTATGCTTGTGCCCAGAGTAGCAAGCTCAACCGCCACCGTCGCACCCATGGTCTGGGGACTGGTAAAACTGTCAAGTGCCCGCACTGCCTTGTGCCCTTTGGCTTGCAGGCCACACTGGACAAGCACCTGCGGCAGAAGCACCCAGAGATGGCCTGA